One Pseudomonas brassicacearum genomic region harbors:
- a CDS encoding META domain-containing protein, with protein MKRLVLPALISAGLMGCAAEPVQLQHNRSYILEWIGERPLMDYSHLTITLGDDGRAYGNGGCNHWFAPYTLEGHRLSFGKIGSTRKLCAPAVMEQETRFLQALEKVERWDISPIEQMRFWPAQGKPLRWWLEEG; from the coding sequence ATGAAGCGCCTGGTCCTGCCCGCGCTGATCAGCGCCGGCCTGATGGGGTGCGCCGCCGAACCGGTGCAACTGCAACACAACCGCAGCTACATCCTGGAATGGATCGGTGAACGGCCGTTGATGGACTATAGCCACCTGACCATCACCCTCGGTGACGATGGCCGGGCGTATGGCAACGGCGGCTGCAACCACTGGTTCGCGCCCTACACCCTGGAAGGCCACCGTTTGAGCTTCGGCAAGATCGGCAGCACGCGCAAGCTGTGTGCCCCGGCGGTGATGGAGCAAGAGACGCGCTTTTTGCAGGCGCTGGAAAAGGTCGAACGCTGGGACATCTCGCCCATCGAGCAAATGCGCTTCTGGCCGGCCCAGGGCAAACCGCTGCGGTGGTGGCTGGAAGAAGGCTGA